Proteins found in one Pyrus communis chromosome 15, drPyrComm1.1, whole genome shotgun sequence genomic segment:
- the LOC137717401 gene encoding disease resistance protein RUN1-like: MALVRTSPGTSSDSNTFRGYRYDVFLSFRGEETRKTFTDHLYTALNNAGFLTFRDNDELERGEDIKPGLRKAIQQSRTSVVVFSKDYASSSWCLDELVLILKRKRTTSDHVVLPVFYDVDPSHVRKQTGSVRKSFARSQKNQSPEKVEGWRKALAEIADLAGMVLQNQADGYESKFIKNIVKVIGDKLSRTSLSVEPKLIGIQSQVKHINLWLQDGSSDVGIFVVYGMSGIGKTTIAKHVYNSNFRSFQGSSFIENIKETADRPNGLVQIQMQLLCDILNDREVKIHSVSEGIIKIERAISLRRVLLVLDDVDQMDQLDAILRMKDQFYPGSKILITTRRERLLRADQVTEVHKVQTLDYNESLKLLSWHAFGQDHPIEEYMAHSNQLVQHSGGLPLALKVLGSSLSGESIDVWESALEKLKVIPDGQIMNKLRISYESLKDEHDRQLFLHIACFLIGRNKSYIVRILDGCDFYTIIGIQNLIDRCLVTLDEYGKVEMHDMICAMGREIAHQESEEPEKRSRLWRHKDSFHVLRKKNGTKKIQGLVLDMRNHPVNSPINTNEIVLETNAFARMRNLQLLHLSHVRVDGCYADFPTELRWLCWLEFPLDSIPIDFPLENVIVLEMQYSSLRQVCRGTKFLPSLKILDVSHSHGLSETIDFSLFPNLEELILVDCTSLENVHESIGNLERLVYLNMKDCKNLRKLPKNMCMLKSLETLILSGCSNLDEFPVEMVKKMESLKVLETDGIPISELWPERSSAILSSFPSSVVELSLKGCNLSDDVFPEDLSNLSYLRRLHLNENPICSLPVFVKGLRRINELSFQGCDRLESLVGLPEAYQSLNISGCTSLKKITLHSLNRQRLAIMGNNYNLIEWMGCYKLEPIDRVDVEMIKLLGLCNLESMPAVRMYNPLTFRDPKEVPVQGLYQRGIFNTFFVRNEVPGQFSFKSTKSSISFIVPLLLASHRIRGLNIFATYAKENSNNYFTGPRIAPIMIKVRNKSKGLKWIHAPEFYGIPGDGEDMIWLSHWKMENEAILQCGDEVVVSVITGGRDVFWVKEFGVELVQEHQDKMSTQHNSKSDPNYPRVIGGDLKTWKCRPGIYFIGGYAIEDIDDIDILIMDSDEEDTNKEGQENEPDDTIPKMRVASNNCSLRGWKVRLTAVGFFFALALVGWSSISQKKKRHSSTSPP, translated from the exons ATGGCTCTTGTGAGAACATCTCCAGGAACCTCCTCTGATTCCAACACTTTTCGGGGTTATCGCTATGACGTGTTCTTGAGCTTCAGAGGCGAAGAAACTCGCAAGACTTTTACCGACCACCTCTACACAGCCTTGAACAACGCAGGATTTCTTACGTTCCGAGACAACGACGAACTTGAGAGAGGAGAAGATATAAAGCCAGGACTGCGGAAAGCGATCCAGCAGTCACGAACTTCTGTTGTCGTGTTTTCGAAAGATTACGCGTCATCCAGTTGGTGTCTTGATGAGCTTGTGCTGATCCTTAAACGCAAGCGGACCACCTCGGACCATGTAGTTTTACCAGTCTTCTACGATGTCGATCCGTCCCACGTGAGGAAGCAGACAGGAAGTGTTAGAAAATCATTTGCTAGAAGCCAGAAAAATCAGTCACCGGAAAAGGTGGAGGGATGGAGGAAGGCACTTGCAGAGATTGCAGATCTAGCAGGCATGGTCTTACAAAATCAAGCTGATGG GTACGAGTCAAAGTTTATCAAAAACATTGTTAAGGTGATAGGAGACAAGTTAAGTCGCACGTCGTTGAGTGTTGAACCAAAATTGATTGGAATTCAATCTCAAGTCAAACACATCAATTTGTGGTTACAAGATGGATCAAGTGATGTTGGTATATTTGTTGTGTATGGCATGTCTGGAATAGGGAAGACAACCATTGCAAAACATGTTTACAATTCAAACTTTAGAAGCTTTCAAGGAAGTAGTTTCATTGAAAATATCAAAGAAACAGCAGATCGACCAAATGGCTTAGTTCAAATACAAATGCAACTTCTTTGTGATATTTTGAACGACAGAGAAGTGAAAATACACAGTGTTAGTGAGGGAATAATTAAGATTGAAAGGGCCATAAGCTTGAGAAGAGTTCTACTTGTTCTTGATGATGTTGACCAAATGGACCAATTAGATGCAATCCTAAGGATGAAAGATCAGTTTTATCCGGGAAGTAAGATACTAATAACAACTAGGCGTGAAAGGTTGCTAAGGGCAGATCAAGTTACAGAGGTGCACAAAGTTCAAACTTTGGATTACAATGAATCATTAAAGCTTTTGAGTTGGCATGCTTTTGGCCAGGACCATCCCATAGAAGAATACATGGCGCACTCAAACCAGCTAGTGCAACATAGCGGCGGACTTCCATTAGCTCTAAAGGTTTTGGGTTCTTCTTTATCAGGGGAAAGTATAGATGTATGGGAAAGTGCATTGGAGAAGCTAAAAGTTATTCCTGATGGTCAAATCATGAATAAACTAAGAATAAGCTACGAAAGTTTAAAAGATGAACATGACCGGCAATTATTCCTCCACATTGCTTGTTTCCTAATAGGAAGGAACAAAAGCTACATTGTTAGAATACTCGATGGATGTGATTTCTATACAATCATTGGCATTCAAAATCTCATTGACAGATGCTTGGTGACACTTGATGAATATggcaaggtggaaatgcatgatATGATTTGTGCTATGGGAAGAGAAATTGCTCATCAAGAATCAGAAGAGCCTGAGAAACGTAGTAGATTATGGCGCCATAAGGATTCTTTCCATGTATTGAGGAAAAAGAAT ggtacGAAAAAAATCCAAGGTCTTGTCCTGGATATGCGTAACCATCCTGTAAACAGTCCAATAAACACAAATGAGATAGTCTTGGAAACCAATGCATTTGCAAGGATGCGCAATTTACAACTACTCCATCTTAGTCATGTACGAGTGGATGGATGTTATGCAGATTTCCCTACAGAATTAAGATGGTTGTGTTGGCTTGAATTTCCTTTGGATTCTATACCAATTGATTTTCCTTTGGAGAACGTAATTGTTCTTGAAATGCAATATAGTAGCTTGAGACAAGTATGCAGAGGAACAAAA TTTCTTCCATCGTTGAAGATCCTTGACGTGAGCCATTCTCATGGCCTTAGTGAAACCATTGACTTCTCACTTTTCCCCAATCTAGAGGAACTGATTCTTGTAGATTGCACAAGCCTGGAGAATGTTCATGAATCCATTGGAAACCTGGAGAGACTCGTGTACTTGAATATGAAGGATTGCAAGAATCTTAGGAAGCTTCCGAAGAACATGTGCATGCTTAAATCACTTGAAACACTCATTTTATCTGGTTGCTCAAATCTTGATGAGTTTCCAGTAGAGATGGTGAAGAAGATGGAGTCTCTGAAAGTTCTTGAGACAGATGGAATTCCAATAAGTGAATTATGGCCAGAAAGAAGTTCAGCTATCTTGAGTTCTTTTCCATCCTCTGTGGTAGAGTTAAGTCTGAAGGGGTGCAATCTTTCTGATGATGTCTTTCCTGAGGATTTAAGTAATCTATCCTACTTGCGAAGACTACATCTTAATGAGAATCCAATTTGCAGTTTGCCAGTTTTCGTCAAAGGTTTGAGAAGGATCAATGAACTCTCTTTCCAAGGTTGTGATAGGCTTGAATCGCTTGTGGGGTTGCCGGAAGCGTACCAAAGCCTAAATATAAGCGGATGcacatcattaaaaaaaataactttaCATTCCCTTAATCGACAGCGTTTAGCAATTATGGGTAACAACTACAATCTTATTGAGTGGATGGGCTGTTACAAGTTAGAGCCTATTGATAGAGTTGATGTGGAAATGATCAAACTTTTGGGCTTGTGCAACTTGGAATCCATGCCAGCTGTTCGAATGTATAATCCATTGACATTCAGGGATCCCAAAGAGGTCCCCGTCCAG GGATTGTATCAACGTGGTATATTCAACACGTTTTTTGTTAGGAATGAGGTTCCAGGCCAGTTCAGCTTTAAAAGTACCAAGTCCTCGATATCTTTTATTGTCCCTTTACTACTTGCTAGTCACAGAATTCGAGGCTTGAACATCTTTGCTACCTATGCAAAggaaaattcaaataattattttactGGACCTAGAATTGCTCCAATAATGATCAAAGTGAGAAACAAGAGTAAGGGTCTGAAGTGGATCCATGCCCCAGAGTTCTATGGAATTCCAGGTGATGGAGAAGATATGATATGGTTGAGCCATTGGAAGATGGAGAATGAAGCAATATTACAATGTGGAGATGAAGTGGTGGTTTCGGTAATAACCGGAGGACGTGACGTGTTTTGGGTAAAGGAGTTTGGTGTCGAGCTTGTGCAAGAGCACCAAGACAAGATGAGTACCCAACACAACTCCAAATCAGATCCTAATTATCCACGTGTTATCGGTGGAGATTTGAAGACGTGGAAGTGCAGACCGGGAATATACTTCATTGGCGGTTATGCAATAGAAGATATTGACGACATTGATATCCTCATCATGGACTCTGATGAAGAAGACACAA ACAAAGAAGGGCAAGAGAATGAACCTGatgacacaattccaaagatGAGGGTTGCTAGCAATAACTGCAGCCTGAGAGGCTGGAAGGTGCGCCTCACAGCTGTCGGCTTCTTTTTCGCGCTTGCTCTAGTAGGTTGGTCCTCCATCTCCCAAAAAAAGAAGCGACACTCGTCCACAAGCCCACCATGA
- the LOC137717630 gene encoding SH3 domain-containing protein 2-like produces MEAIRKLRDQVAKQQQAVFKQFSGGIYGGSDNVASDENEFQQHQKLEKLYISTRAAKHYQKEIVRGVEGYIVAGSKHVEIGTKLSEDSRKYGSEKTCTSGNTLARAALSFGRARAQMERECGVLLKALGTQVAEPLRAMIVGAPLEDARHLAQRYARMRQEAEAQAIDVSRRQAKVRDSAANADIIMKLEAAEAKLQELQSSVAILGKEASAAMAAIEGQQQRLTLQRLLAMVEAERNYHQNVVQILDQLEGEILSEKQRIEASPSPPTEDTMPPPPSYEDLSRSFASETYDELTELRDYFLGEVMYTFHAVTDVELSLSFGDYVVVRKVSDNGWAEGECKGKAGWFPFNYVEKRERALASKVAAVF; encoded by the exons ATGGAGGCAATCAGGAAGCTCAGAGATCAGGTCGCCAAGCAACAGCAG GCTGTGTTCAAACAATTTTCTGGTGGCATATATGGGGGATCGGATAATGTTGCCTCGGATGAAAATGAATTTCAACAGCATCAGAAACTCGAGAAGCTGTACATATCAACTCGTGCTGCCAAG CATTACCAAAAGGAAATTGTCCGCGGAGTGGAAGGTTACATTGTGGCCGGTTCAAAGCACGTTGAAATAG GTACCAAGCTTTCTGAAGATAGCAGGAAATATGGTTCTGAAAAGACTTGCACCAGTGGTAACACACTGGCGAGAGCTGCACTGAGTTTTGGAAGAGCTCGGGCCCAAATGGAAAGAGAGTGCGGAGTTCTACTTAAAGCCCTTGGCACACAG GTTGCAGAGCCTTTAAGAGCAATGATAGTGGGAGCGCCCTTGGAGGATGCTAGACATCTTGCTCAACGATATGCTAGAATGCGGCAAGAAGCTGAAGCTCAG GCTATAGATGTTTCCAGACGCCAGGCCAAAGTACGGGATTCTGCAGCTAATGCTGATATTATCATGAAACTAGAAGCTGCTGAAGCCAAGCTTCAGGAGCTGCAGTCTAGCGTTGCAATATTGGGAAAAGAAGCTAGTGCAGCTATGGCTGCTATtgaaggtcaacaacaaagatTGACTCTTCAGCGGCTTCTTGCGATG GTGGAAGCAGAGCGCAACTATCATCAGAATGTAGTTCAGATACTTGATCAGCTTGAAGGCGAG ATTTTGTCAGAAAAGCAGCGAATTGAAGCATCACCTAGTCCGCCTACAGAGGACACTATGCCTCCGCCACCATCGTATGAGGATCTCAGCCGTAGCTTTGCTTCTGAAACGTATGATGAATTGACAGAATTGAGGGACTATTTCTTAGGAGAG GTTATGTACACCTTCCACGCTGTAACCGATGTGGAGTTAAGTTTGTCATTCGGGGATTATGTCGTTGTCCGGAAG GTATCAGACAATGGCTGGGCTGAGGGTGAATGCAAGGGAAAAGCCGGTTGGTTCCCCTTTAATTACGTTGAAAAGCGGGAGCGTGCGCTTGCTAGCAAGGTCGCTGCTGTCTTTTAA
- the LOC137718262 gene encoding B-box zinc finger protein 21, translated as MKIQCDVCNKDDASVFCTADEAALCDACDHRVHHANKLASKHHRFSLIHPSSKEFPVCDICQERRAFLFCQQDRAILCRECDLPIHNANEHTLKHNRFLLTGIKLSATSALYESPPPPTVATASSETAATDLKKHQPLTKESVSTASPPISNPNPPPVAAKNSTSTAAVNKGGGNLVGATSSISEYLIETLPGWHVEDFLDFSSAPFGFSKADNDMMLPFSDAYPESNLNSFSSENMGMWVPQAPQAPPHQYSHVGGGFVGFKETKEGTNMNASNRLWMDDGFTVPQISPPSLGSKRFRPF; from the exons ATGAAGATCCAGTGTGATGTGTGTAACAAGGACGACGCCTCGGTGTTCTGCACCGCCGACGAGGCGGCCCTCTGCGACGCCTGCGACCACCGTGTCCACCATGCCAATAAGCTCGCTTCCAAGCACCACCGCTTCTCTCTCATCCACCCCTCCTCTAAGGAGTTCCCTGTCTGTGATATCTGTCAG GAGAGAAGAGCCTTCTTGTTTTGTCAGCAGGACAGAGCGATTCTCTGCAGGGAGTGCGACCTTCCAATTCACAACGCCAACGAGCACACCCTGAAGCACAACCGATTTCTTCTAACAGGTATTAAGCTCTCCGCCACCTCCGCCCTTTACGAATCTCCACCGCCGCCAACTGTAGCAACTGCTAGTTCTGAAACCGCCGCTACCGATCTCAAAAAGCATCAACCTTTGACCAAGGAATCTGTTTCCACCGCCTCCCCTCCAATTTCAAATCCAAACCCACCTCCAGTTGCTGCCAAGAATTCAACTTCAACCGCTGCAGTCAACAAAGGCGGTGGAAATTTGGTGGGTGCGACTAGTAGCATATCGGAGTACTTGATAGAGACGCTTCCGGGCTGGCACGTTGAGGACtttcttgatttttcttctGCCCCCTTTGGTTTCTCTAAG GCCGACAACGATATGATGCTGCCGTTTTCAGATGCCTATCCGGAAAGCAATCTGAACTCTTTCTCATCGGAAAATATGGGGATGTGGGTCCCACAGGCACCGCAAGCTCCTCCGCATCAGTATTCACACGTGGGCGGTGGGTTCGTCGGGTTCAAAGAGACAAAGGAGGGTACAAACATGAATGCCAGCAACAGACTCTGGATGGACGATGGCTTCACAGTTCCTCAGATCAGTCCTCCATCTCTTGGCTCCAAGAGGTTCAGACCCTTTTGA